One genomic region from Amphiprion ocellaris isolate individual 3 ecotype Okinawa chromosome 20, ASM2253959v1, whole genome shotgun sequence encodes:
- the LOC111567723 gene encoding uncharacterized protein LOC111567723 produces MEEEEQLRSLMFLMTYMLLKRRRDINDANIQRRTEIQRRIRHRQYFFQRQRRMLMMMIAGGIRSNVRIRTRPWTNTPSTDWWERVVMTEFQPCDWLDKFRMSQETFFYLCDKLRPRLARQDTSFRLALPVEKRVAVALWRLASNIEYRTISTLFGVGKSTVCRCVRDMCHAIVALLSAVYLRTPNEQELEDSAQLFQSYWGFPHCVAAIATLHTAIITPSNNASDYANPAGWLSVLSQVAISGRGQFWDVCASFPGGTDPADILQNSSLWATAAEGGLSPVPPPIFMGKTLRYVLLGEACYPLQSWLMKAYPEEKSRRASHTALTEPQRLFNQQLSRALRVSEEALLRLRARWQCLSKRNDCGLDVVPTMILACCILHNMCESHGDAFKAEWQVEVAEAESPQPSHKQLLSTSMDQSNAEEVRRLFCDYFEQQID; encoded by the exons atggaggaagaggagcagctTCGTTCTTTAATGTTCCTCATGACTTACATGCTGCTGAAGCGTAGGAGAGACATCAACGATGCAAACATCCAGAGACGCACCGAGATCCAAAGACGCATCAGACACCGACAGTACTTCTtccagagacagaggaggatgCTCATG ATGATGATAGCAGGAGGCATCCGCTCCAACGTCCGCATCCGCACGCGTCCCTGGACCAACACTCCGAGCACCGATTGGTGGGAGCGTGTGGTGATGACAGAATTCCagccctgtgattggctggaTAAGTTCCGTATGAGCCAGGAGACCTTCTTCTACCTCTGTGACAAGCTGAGGCCTCGTCTGGCCCGACAGGACACCAGCTTCCGCCTGGCGCTGCCGGTAGAGAAACGTGTGGCCGTGGCTCTGTGGCGCCTCGCGTCCAACATCGAGTACCGGACCATAAGCACCCTGTTCGGAGTGGGGAAGTCGACGGTGTGCAGGTGTGTCAGAGACATGTGTCACGCTATCGTGGCGCTCCTCAGCGCCGTGTACCTGCGAACCCCCAATGAGCAGGAGCTGGAGGATTCAGCTCAGCTCTTCCAGTCCTACTGGGGTTTTCCTCACTGTGTTGCTGCCATCGCAACTCTACACACAGCAATCATCACTCCGTCAAACAACGCGTCCGACTATGCCAACCCTGCCGGCTGGCTCTCAGTGCTGTCTCAG GTTGCCATTAGCGGTCGGGGACAGTTCTGGGATGTTTGTGCAAGCTTTCCAGGTGGAACAGATCCAGCAGACATCTTACAGAACTCGTCGCTGTGGGCCACAGCTGCAGAAGGTGGACTGTCACCTGTCCCACCACCTATCTTCATGGGGAAGACGCTCAG GTATGTGTTGCTGGGTGAGGCCTGCTACCCTCTGCAGAGCTGGCTGATGAAGGCCTATCCTGAGGAAAAGAGCCGGAGGGCGAGTCACACAGCGCTGACGGAGCCTCAGCGGCTGTTTaatcagcagctcagcagagcGCTGCGTGTTTCTGAGGAGGCGCTGCTGAGGCTGAGGGCCCGCTGGCAGTGCCTGAGCAAGAGGAACGACTGTGGGCTAGACGTGGTGCCCACCATGATCCTGGCTTGCTGCATTCTGCACAACATGTGCGAGTCCCACGGGGACGCTTTCAAAGCAGAGTGGCAGGTGGAGGTGGCTGAGGCAGAGAGCCCCCAACCCAGCCACAAGCAGCTCCTCTCCACTAGCATGGACCAGAGTAATGCTGAAGAGGTTAGACGCCTCTTCTGTGACTATTTTGAACAGCAGATTGATTGA
- the tpgs1 gene encoding tubulin polyglutamylase complex subunit 1, producing MADKEKRRSGVTPAGMPVGKATKSDSDREFLSQAGVGELLRGAILKMVEARSDDPIGFLADHFCNLASVTDTGTAGCGDEEPLNSGSLSGGAQEQQQHLNRALWHLRLAHHSQRSAFSNNVCVAYDLLNLTGPRRPAGEAPEGPEGADSPTGEGGGCGGGVRGGLYTQTLQCLCSEGGVPASTSAPLLRRLHCQDHEAVPYDVFRYGVVTCAVFSDYIRQAQRLYAEVCCPDEGPASRALCLAVLGTLKEALETSQGPDANCCVNANAKASSCLENNAKAIRYLEASAKISPYKVAQAMAGGQTRGPGGDMDAKEFENAAAELFITRVKVVS from the exons ATGGCGGACAAGGAGAAGCGCCGGTCCGGAGTGACTCCCGCGGGGATGCCCGTGGGCAAAGCCACCAAATCGGACAGCGACAGGGAGTTTCTGTCGCAGGCGGGCGTCGGAGAGCTGCTCCGCGGTGCCATCCTGAAGATGGTCGAAGCCAGATCGGACGATCCCATCGGGTTCCTGGCCGACCACTTCTGCAACCTCGCCTCCGTGACGGACACCGGCACCGCTGGATGCGGCGACGAGGAGCCGCTGAACTCCGGATCTCTGAGCGGAGGAgcgcaggagcagcagcagcatctgaaCCGGGCGCTGTGGCACCTGCGGCTGGCGCATCACTCCCAGAG ATCTGCCTTCAGCAACAACGTCTGTGTGGCCTACGACCTCCTGAACCTCACTGGGCCTCGAAGACCTGCTGGCGAAGCTCCTGAAGGCCCTGAAGGCGCCGACAGCCCCAccggagaaggaggaggatgcGGAGGAGGAGTGAGAGGAGGCCTGTACACTCAGACTCTGCAGTGTTTGTGCAGTGAAGGCGGAGTCCCTGCCTCCACCTCCGCCCCGCTCCTCCGTCGCCTCCACTGCCAGGACCACGAGGCCGTCCCGTACGATGTTTTCCGTTACGGCGTGGTCACCTGTGCCGTTTTCTCAGACTACATCCGGCAGGCTCAGAGGCTGTATGCTGAGGTGTGCTGCCCAGACGAAGGGCCTGCCTCGCGGGCGCTGTGCCTGGCCGTGCTGGGGACCCTAAAGGAAGCCCTGGAGACTTCCCAGGGCCCTGATGCAAACTGCTGTGTTAACGCCAATGCTAAAGCTAGTTCCTGTTTGGAGAATAATGCGAAGGCGATCCGCTACCTGGAGGCCAGTGCCAAGATCTCCCCCTACAAGGTGGCTCAGGCCATGGCTGGAGGACAGACACGAGGGCCTGGCGGCGACATGGACGCAAAGGAGTTTGAAAACGCAGCCGCAGAGCTGTTCATCACTCGAGTGAAAGTTGTGTCCTAG